A window from Candidatus Arthromitus sp. SFB-rat-Yit encodes these proteins:
- the galE gene encoding UDP-glucose 4-epimerase GalE, with translation MKNILVTGATGFIGSHTSVELLENGYNVIGIDNLYNSYKDVLLKIEKITKKSIKFYEGDILDYTLLKKIFKENRIDCVIHFAALKAVGESVEKPMEYYYNNVSGTLNVLNCMKEFDCKNFIYSSSATVYDKDNSIPYLENYKKSATSPYGYTKIMIEQVLNDIYVADNDFSCVMLRYFNPIGAHKSALIGENPKGIPNNLMPYICDVAMSKRKFLNVFGNDYDTIDGTGVRDYVHVVDVAKGHVEAMKYVLVSRGNIGINLGTGKGTSVLELVKCFEKVSGKKINFKICPRRDGDIGEFYADTNKAKEILGWESKFDIEDMCLDSWNYIRFNT, from the coding sequence TATAATGTAATAGGTATAGATAATTTATATAATTCATATAAAGATGTCTTATTAAAAATAGAGAAGATTACGAAAAAAAGTATCAAGTTTTATGAAGGGGATATTTTAGATTATACTCTTTTAAAAAAAATATTTAAGGAAAATAGAATAGATTGTGTTATACATTTTGCAGCACTTAAGGCTGTAGGAGAGTCTGTTGAAAAACCTATGGAATATTATTATAATAATGTTTCGGGAACTTTAAACGTTTTAAATTGCATGAAAGAATTTGATTGTAAGAATTTTATTTATTCATCTTCTGCAACTGTGTATGATAAGGATAATTCTATTCCTTATTTAGAGAATTATAAAAAATCTGCAACAAGTCCTTATGGATATACAAAAATTATGATTGAACAAGTATTAAATGATATTTATGTAGCCGATAACGATTTTAGTTGTGTTATGCTTAGGTATTTTAATCCAATTGGAGCTCATAAGAGTGCTTTAATAGGAGAAAATCCAAAAGGTATACCAAATAATTTGATGCCTTATATATGCGATGTTGCGATGTCTAAGAGGAAATTTTTGAATGTATTTGGAAATGATTATGATACTATAGATGGAACAGGTGTTCGTGATTATGTTCATGTTGTTGATGTAGCTAAGGGTCATGTGGAAGCTATGAAATATGTTTTAGTATCGAGAGGGAACATAGGCATTAATTTGGGTACAGGAAAGGGAACAAGTGTTCTTGAGCTTGTTAAGTGTTTTGAAAAAGTTAGTGGTAAGAAAATAAATTTTAAAATATGCCCAAGGAGAGATGGTGATATTGGAGAATTTTATGCAGATACAAATAAGGCTAAGGAAATTTTAGGGTGGGAATCTAAATTTGATATAGAGGATATGTGTTTAGATTCATGGAATTATATTAGATTTAATACTTAG
- the ytvI gene encoding sporulation integral membrane protein YtvI, which translates to MDNINKKKEFIIKFIYFLIILGIIFFIFKYALPLLSPFIFAFLISMALKRPVDYISTKFKINRKIIGVIMLLFVYIFICIILIFFGTKIFQYIGGIFQKLPDIYTFNVEPALNIIIYKIQDIIPDIANFINLEDINKYIMNIVNLISLSAVDAITSIATKIPSFLVKFIFAIISSFLFTLDYYRFTGFVMRQFPERIQHIILNIKRNIFGTIFRLIKAYSILLTLTFIELSIGLIIFNIPNAILLAIVIAILDILPAIGVGGILIPWAVIELMKGNYNLAIGLIVIYAIITIIRYILEPKIVGNQIGLNPIVTIISMFLGAQLLGFLGIFILPIIVTIIKYLNDTGTIKVFK; encoded by the coding sequence TTGGATAATATAAATAAAAAGAAGGAATTTATTATTAAATTTATATATTTTTTAATAATATTAGGTATTATATTTTTCATATTTAAATATGCTCTACCACTATTATCTCCATTTATTTTTGCATTTTTAATTTCTATGGCTCTAAAAAGGCCAGTTGATTATATATCAACTAAGTTTAAAATAAATAGGAAAATTATCGGTGTCATAATGTTATTATTTGTATATATATTCATTTGTATAATATTAATATTTTTTGGAACTAAAATATTTCAGTATATTGGAGGTATTTTCCAAAAATTACCTGATATATATACGTTTAACGTAGAGCCTGCACTGAATATTATCATATATAAAATACAAGATATAATACCTGATATAGCTAATTTCATTAATTTAGAGGATATAAATAAATATATAATGAATATTGTTAATTTAATCTCTTTATCAGCGGTTGATGCAATTACATCTATTGCAACCAAGATACCATCTTTTTTGGTAAAATTTATTTTTGCAATAATCTCATCGTTTTTATTTACTTTAGATTATTATAGATTTACTGGATTTGTAATGAGGCAATTCCCAGAGCGTATACAGCATATAATTTTAAATATAAAAAGAAATATTTTTGGTACTATATTTAGACTTATAAAGGCTTATTCTATATTATTGACGTTAACATTTATTGAGCTTAGTATAGGGCTTATTATTTTTAATATACCAAATGCTATATTACTTGCAATTGTCATAGCGATTTTAGATATTTTACCGGCGATCGGAGTTGGAGGTATACTTATACCTTGGGCTGTAATTGAATTGATGAAAGGAAATTATAATTTAGCAATAGGATTAATTGTTATTTATGCAATTATTACAATAATTAGATATATATTAGAGCCTAAAATTGTCGGCAACCAAATAGGACTTAATCCAATTGTTACTATTATAAGTATGTTTCTCGGAGCACAATTGCTTGGATTTTTAGGTATATTTATTCTTCCTATAATTGTAACGATTATAAAATATTTAAATGACACTGGAACAATTAAAGTATTTAAGTAA
- a CDS encoding NfeD family protein — protein sequence MNKDDSLLFKIFNFKKTCTNVDGLIGKTALVTKDIDNIQSTGEVRINYDYWGAINYDGDKIITKGTKVEILNIKGVKLIVREIK from the coding sequence TTGAATAAGGATGATTCTTTGCTATTTAAGATTTTCAATTTTAAAAAAACATGCACAAATGTTGATGGATTAATTGGGAAAACGGCATTAGTTACTAAAGACATTGATAATATTCAATCGACCGGAGAAGTACGTATTAATTATGATTATTGGGGAGCCATAAATTATGATGGAGATAAAATTATAACTAAAGGAACTAAAGTTGAAATTTTAAATATAAAGGGAGTTAAACTTATAGTAAGAGAAATTAAATAA
- a CDS encoding SPFH domain-containing protein yields the protein MVTILLFIVVVALIFGCAVVVPQAYIYVIERFGAYYKTFEVGIHFRIPFIDNIAKKISIKEQVIDFDPQPVITKDNVTMMIDTVVFYQVTDPKLYVYGVEHPILAIENLSVTTLRNIIGDLELDETLTSRDIVNGKMRSILDQATDSWGIKINRVELKNIIPPQEIQDSMEKQMKAERERRELILRAEGEKKSAILRAEGEKDADILRAEGKKQAAIKEAEGKAESILRIQKSLAESIKYMNEANPSDKVLSLKALESLEKVADGKATKIIIPSEIQNIASLTTSLAEIYNSTKE from the coding sequence ATGGTTACTATTTTATTATTCATCGTTGTAGTAGCACTAATTTTTGGATGTGCGGTGGTAGTACCGCAGGCCTATATTTATGTAATTGAAAGATTTGGAGCATATTATAAAACTTTTGAGGTAGGTATACATTTTAGGATACCATTTATAGATAATATAGCTAAAAAAATATCAATTAAAGAGCAGGTAATAGATTTTGATCCTCAACCTGTGATAACTAAAGATAATGTAACTATGATGATTGATACTGTGGTATTTTATCAAGTTACTGACCCTAAACTTTATGTATATGGAGTGGAGCATCCTATTTTAGCAATAGAAAATTTATCTGTAACGACACTTAGGAATATAATAGGAGATCTCGAATTAGATGAAACTTTAACATCTAGAGATATTGTTAATGGTAAGATGAGATCTATATTAGATCAAGCAACGGATTCTTGGGGAATAAAGATAAATAGAGTTGAGCTTAAAAATATAATACCACCACAAGAAATACAAGATTCTATGGAAAAACAGATGAAGGCGGAACGTGAAAGAAGAGAGCTTATACTTAGAGCGGAAGGAGAAAAGAAGTCTGCAATACTAAGAGCGGAGGGAGAAAAGGATGCTGACATTCTTAGGGCAGAGGGAAAAAAACAAGCTGCAATAAAGGAAGCAGAAGGTAAAGCAGAATCGATATTACGGATTCAAAAGTCACTTGCAGAGAGTATAAAATATATGAATGAAGCAAATCCAAGCGATAAGGTATTATCACTTAAAGCATTAGAATCATTAGAAAAAGTTGCAGATGGAAAGGCAACAAAGATAATAATACCTTCAGAGATTCAGAATATAGCTTCACTTACAACTTCTTTAGCAGAAATCTATAATTCGACAAAGGAATAA
- a CDS encoding DUF368 domain-containing protein, translating to MDDLRNILNGIILGISNIIPGVSAGTMLVILGIYDKLIKSISGIFKNFKKNFRFLFFIGLGMLLGVLLFSNIISYLLSRYPWQMNYLFIGLILGTFGILFKAVKQFNPNKSTYIFFIITFLILVSIRFVKVPEYSQNIITNLSFENIIIIFISGFMASSAMIIPGLSGSFILIVFGMYNSVIKAVSDLNILILIPFGIGVVLGFLFMIRVVEYLLRVFEVQTYMAILGFVVGSLILIFPGFEFSVVGLTCIASLIVGFLISYFICKIDKGKEHAK from the coding sequence TTGGACGATTTAAGAAATATTTTAAACGGAATAATTTTAGGTATATCTAATATTATTCCTGGGGTTTCTGCGGGAACTATGTTAGTTATTTTAGGTATATATGATAAATTAATAAAATCTATATCGGGTATATTTAAAAATTTTAAGAAGAACTTTAGGTTTTTGTTTTTCATAGGACTTGGAATGTTATTGGGTGTATTGCTTTTCAGTAATATTATATCTTATCTTTTAAGTAGATACCCTTGGCAGATGAATTATTTATTCATAGGACTTATTTTAGGCACGTTTGGTATTTTATTTAAGGCAGTCAAACAGTTTAATCCAAATAAATCAACTTATATATTTTTTATAATAACTTTTTTGATTTTAGTGAGTATTAGGTTCGTTAAAGTACCTGAATATAGTCAAAATATTATAACTAATTTGAGCTTTGAAAATATCATTATAATTTTTATTAGCGGATTTATGGCATCGAGTGCAATGATAATTCCAGGATTAAGTGGATCGTTTATTTTAATAGTTTTTGGCATGTATAATTCTGTTATAAAAGCTGTATCTGATCTTAATATTTTGATATTAATTCCATTTGGTATTGGAGTAGTATTAGGATTTTTATTTATGATTAGAGTAGTTGAGTATCTTTTGAGGGTTTTTGAAGTTCAAACATATATGGCTATACTTGGTTTTGTTGTGGGATCACTTATATTAATTTTTCCAGGATTCGAATTTTCGGTTGTAGGGTTAACGTGTATAGCATCTTTAATTGTTGGATTTTTAATATCTTATTTTATATGTAAGATTGATAAAGGTAAGGAGCATGCAAAATAA